A single region of the Jatrophihabitans sp. GAS493 genome encodes:
- a CDS encoding LLM class flavin-dependent oxidoreductase codes for MTVSDTGARGVLVGSWPLGMPAGPEHFYADLAAAVETGGFDSLFVGDHLFAAGPGPDSLALLAYFAARTSRLKIGTSVLQLALREPVAAAKQIATIDALSGGRLLLGVGVGGEFADEWSAAGVPTAGRGRRLDEWLELASQLWSGQPVDHQGPLRTVAGVVGSPAPHRSGGPPIWVGGRSEAALQRAARHDGWIAYASSLRRIRASVETLAELRAGGASASGSGGLDGYPISLVLWTYIGASRAQARRGVAEVLGARYRQDFDQFVDSFCAVGEAAEVQDRIAAFREAGVTNILFNPQCPAGEFLEQVQRLSELETAPCPVR; via the coding sequence ATGACGGTGTCCGACACCGGCGCTCGAGGGGTCCTCGTCGGCTCCTGGCCGCTGGGGATGCCGGCCGGTCCGGAGCACTTCTATGCCGACCTGGCCGCCGCCGTCGAGACGGGTGGCTTCGACTCGCTCTTCGTGGGCGACCATCTCTTCGCGGCCGGTCCCGGTCCGGACTCCCTGGCCCTGCTGGCCTACTTCGCCGCCCGGACGAGCCGGCTGAAGATCGGGACCTCAGTGTTACAGCTCGCACTGCGCGAGCCGGTGGCGGCGGCCAAACAGATCGCCACGATCGACGCCCTCAGCGGTGGGCGACTGCTGCTCGGAGTCGGCGTCGGCGGCGAGTTCGCCGATGAGTGGTCCGCGGCGGGGGTACCTACCGCCGGACGGGGTCGCCGCCTGGACGAGTGGCTCGAACTCGCCTCCCAACTCTGGAGCGGCCAACCGGTCGATCATCAGGGTCCACTGCGGACGGTCGCGGGGGTGGTCGGCTCCCCGGCGCCGCATCGGTCCGGCGGCCCGCCGATCTGGGTCGGCGGCCGCTCCGAGGCGGCGCTGCAGCGGGCGGCCCGCCACGACGGCTGGATCGCCTATGCCTCTAGCCTGCGCCGCATTCGCGCCTCGGTCGAGACGCTGGCCGAGCTGCGCGCCGGCGGTGCCAGTGCCAGTGGCAGTGGCGGATTGGACGGCTACCCGATCTCACTCGTCCTGTGGACCTACATCGGCGCCTCCCGTGCGCAGGCCCGCCGCGGCGTGGCCGAGGTACTCGGGGCCCGCTACCGCCAGGACTTCGACCAATTCGTCGACTCCTTCTGTGCCGTAGGCGAGGCGGCGGAGGTGCAGGATCGGATCGCGGCGTTCCGGGAGGCCGGCGTGACCAACATCCTCTTCAATCCGCAGTGTCCGGCCGGGGAGTTCCTCGAGCAGGTGCAGCGGTTGAGCGAATTGGAGACAGCGCCGTGCCCGGTCCGCTAG
- a CDS encoding MarR family winged helix-turn-helix transcriptional regulator, whose amino-acid sequence MPDFDDDEIVRLRAALGRISRLLDRQVSGDGMTRTNLSVLGAIGRRGPIGASELADHEGINPTMLSRILSKLEERGLVVRTADETDRRVVQVKVTPAGARMHNRLRDERARMLAERLAQVPTPQAQKLLDALPALEALAVEMARETTREATREPAKA is encoded by the coding sequence ATGCCAGACTTCGACGACGACGAGATCGTGCGGCTGCGGGCCGCCCTCGGTCGTATCTCCCGACTGCTGGACCGCCAGGTCTCCGGCGACGGCATGACCCGGACGAACCTCTCGGTACTCGGCGCGATCGGGCGCCGCGGACCGATCGGGGCCAGCGAACTGGCCGACCACGAGGGGATCAACCCGACCATGCTCTCCCGCATCCTCAGCAAGCTGGAGGAGCGCGGGCTCGTCGTGCGGACCGCCGATGAAACCGACCGGCGCGTGGTGCAGGTGAAGGTCACCCCGGCCGGCGCCCGCATGCACAACCGGCTGCGCGACGAGCGAGCCCGGATGCTGGCCGAGCGACTGGCCCAGGTCCCGACCCCGCAGGCGCAGAAGCTCCTCGACGCCCTCCCCGCCCTCGAAGCGCTGGCCGTCGAGATGGCCCGTGAGACGACACGCGAAGCGACACGCGAACCGGCTAAGGCATGA
- a CDS encoding isochorismatase family cysteine hydrolase: MQSDTASPGQPERERRPVLLLVEFQRQWTDAGLYRRLLEPDLTRRDVVASTVALAEHARSCGVPIIHAPLVIDPHALHGRFAKLTRGLVFTRGKATSELTPDIYRVGDLIARGRTAFDAFTDSDLQEQLTALNASAVLIAGFTTDQCVSKTLRTARRMGFDANIVIDCTATYSRRRQRRTEAKLGPQGLPLASAREMFAAHARA, encoded by the coding sequence GTGCAGTCAGACACCGCATCACCAGGGCAGCCGGAGCGCGAGCGGCGGCCGGTGCTGCTGCTCGTCGAGTTCCAGCGGCAGTGGACGGACGCCGGGCTCTACCGCCGCCTCCTGGAGCCCGATCTCACGCGACGAGACGTCGTAGCCAGCACCGTCGCGCTGGCCGAACATGCCCGCAGCTGCGGAGTGCCGATCATCCACGCGCCACTGGTGATCGACCCCCACGCCCTCCACGGCCGCTTCGCCAAATTGACCCGTGGCCTGGTCTTCACCCGCGGTAAGGCGACCTCAGAACTGACACCTGACATCTATCGGGTCGGCGACCTCATAGCCCGCGGCCGTACCGCCTTCGACGCCTTCACCGACAGCGACCTGCAGGAGCAGCTCACCGCGTTGAATGCCAGCGCCGTCCTCATCGCCGGCTTCACCACCGACCAGTGCGTCAGCAAGACGCTGCGTACCGCGCGCCGGATGGGTTTCGACGCCAACATCGTCATCGACTGCACCGCCACCTACTCGCGACGCCGACAGCGGCGCACTGAAGCCAAGCTCGGCCCCCAGGGCCTGCCGCTGGCGTCGGCCCGGGAGATGTTCGCCGCCCACGCCCGGGCCTGA
- a CDS encoding enoyl-CoA hydratase-related protein: MTPPEETGFEHLRWERAGAIATVYLARPPVNSVSQAMYREIRRLFADITLLGAGVKVIILTGAGRHFCGGNDLQEFATLSAENSEARMSDVRAAFFAVQEAPIPVIAAVHGVALGTGLALAASCDFVVAADTARFGTPEIGVGIMGGARHLARLVPEAWVRWMYLSGDAVSAEQLLRLGGVVAVVPEAELLTAAHEHAARIARHSSALIRMAKRSLDTIENLPLQQGYTFEQSLTALICADPDSQEAVRATLQRRPPNYPSER; the protein is encoded by the coding sequence ATGACGCCGCCGGAGGAGACCGGGTTCGAGCATCTGCGCTGGGAGCGCGCCGGGGCGATCGCCACGGTGTACCTGGCGCGGCCGCCGGTTAACTCGGTTAGCCAGGCGATGTACCGGGAGATCCGCCGGCTCTTCGCCGACATCACCCTTCTCGGCGCCGGAGTGAAGGTCATCATCCTCACCGGCGCGGGGCGGCACTTCTGCGGCGGGAATGACCTGCAGGAGTTCGCCACCCTCTCGGCGGAGAACAGCGAAGCCCGGATGAGCGACGTCCGAGCGGCCTTCTTCGCCGTACAGGAGGCACCGATCCCGGTCATCGCCGCTGTACACGGCGTGGCGCTGGGAACCGGCCTCGCCCTGGCCGCCTCCTGCGACTTCGTGGTCGCCGCCGATACCGCTCGCTTCGGCACCCCCGAGATCGGGGTCGGGATCATGGGCGGCGCCCGCCACCTGGCTCGGCTCGTACCCGAGGCGTGGGTCCGCTGGATGTACCTCAGCGGGGACGCCGTCTCCGCCGAGCAGCTCCTGCGGCTCGGCGGGGTCGTCGCGGTGGTGCCGGAAGCCGAACTGCTGACCGCCGCTCACGAGCACGCCGCCCGGATCGCCCGCCACAGCAGCGCACTGATCCGGATGGCCAAGCGATCGCTGGACACCATCGAGAACCTGCCGTTGCAGCAGGGCTACACCTTCGAGCAGTCCCTCACCGCACTCATCTGCGCCGACCCGGACTCCCAGGAGGCGGTGCGGGCCACCCTGCAGCGGCGTCCGCCGAACTACCCGTCGGAACGGTGA
- a CDS encoding CaiB/BaiF CoA-transferase family protein, with product MPGPLAGVRVLELAGQGGVPFAGMALADMGAEVLRLERPSGRAVKLVPPQFDVVGRGRRSVAIDLKADGAADLVLQLVTTADVLLEGFRPGVTERLGLGPDECLAANPSLVYARVTGWGQRGPRALLGGHDINYIAVTGALAAIGERDRRPVPPLNLVGDFAGGGLSALVGILAALHSVTTGGAGQVVDVAMLDGVSSLLSTAYGYRSAGATSDDRESNFVDGGSPHYRTYECRDGGYVAVGAVEPVFFARLIETLGVDVDPSDQLDRSRWAAITEALAAAFMTRDRDEWAEIFGDVDACVTPVLSLVEAQQDRQVRARDILIERAGVIQPAPSPRFSATPSAAGLPPRVPGEDTVEALLDWGVPRERIDGLLAGGVLRDASAHRSDG from the coding sequence GTGCCCGGTCCGCTAGCGGGAGTGCGGGTCCTGGAGCTGGCCGGCCAGGGCGGCGTCCCGTTCGCCGGAATGGCGCTGGCCGACATGGGAGCCGAGGTGCTGCGCCTGGAGCGTCCCAGTGGGCGGGCGGTGAAACTCGTGCCCCCGCAGTTCGACGTCGTCGGCCGGGGTCGGCGCTCGGTCGCGATCGACTTGAAGGCCGACGGTGCCGCCGACCTGGTGCTGCAGCTCGTCACCACTGCTGACGTGCTGCTCGAAGGTTTCCGCCCCGGGGTGACCGAGCGACTCGGCCTGGGACCCGATGAGTGCCTCGCGGCCAACCCGTCGCTGGTCTACGCCCGCGTCACCGGCTGGGGGCAGCGCGGTCCGCGGGCGCTACTAGGCGGGCACGACATCAACTACATCGCGGTGACCGGGGCGCTGGCGGCGATCGGCGAACGTGATCGTCGGCCGGTGCCCCCGCTGAACCTGGTCGGAGACTTCGCCGGCGGTGGGCTCTCCGCCCTCGTCGGAATCCTCGCCGCGCTGCACAGCGTGACGACCGGGGGAGCCGGGCAGGTCGTCGACGTCGCCATGCTCGACGGCGTCAGCTCGCTGCTGAGCACGGCCTACGGCTACCGCAGCGCCGGAGCGACCAGCGATGACCGGGAGTCGAACTTCGTCGACGGTGGGTCGCCGCACTACCGCACCTACGAATGTCGCGACGGCGGCTACGTCGCGGTGGGCGCGGTTGAGCCGGTCTTCTTCGCCCGGCTCATCGAGACGCTGGGCGTGGACGTCGATCCATCCGACCAGCTGGATCGCAGTCGCTGGGCGGCGATCACCGAAGCGCTGGCCGCGGCCTTCATGACCCGCGACCGGGACGAATGGGCAGAGATCTTCGGTGATGTGGACGCGTGCGTCACCCCGGTGCTCTCACTGGTCGAGGCTCAGCAGGATCGACAGGTGCGGGCCCGGGACATCCTCATCGAGCGGGCCGGGGTCATCCAGCCGGCGCCGTCTCCCCGCTTCAGCGCGACACCCTCGGCGGCTGGACTACCGCCGCGGGTGCCGGGAGAGGACACGGTCGAGGCCCTGCTGGATTGGGGCGTACCCCGCGAGCGGATCGACGGACTGCTGGCGGGCGGCGTGCTGCGGGATGCCTCAGCTCACCGTTCCGACGGGTAG
- a CDS encoding TIGR03619 family F420-dependent LLM class oxidoreductase — translation MHIGIKVPNWGPLAGPDALARVARAAEQRGFGSVWVSDHIVMPGRPPEAYPYSETAKPPFDSSTAFIDPFVTLSYLAAVTTRVQLATGVLVLPLRQPIVTAKQAASLDVLSGGRLILGIGAGWMQEEFALLDQGWGDRGRRTDLAMRTMRACWGPYPSALPDGGPSIGIAPPPTQGRRLPILVGGHSSAAISRAVRLGDGWYASNVSGAQFKDLAAEVRRVQQSTSPGRELLVGVRPRVVAAVEARSVVQELSAAGADFVVLDADFANMSCEQAVEWVERCADELPAELAADLGAQPLVSSRDWGAGTDQPAAGAGE, via the coding sequence GTGCATATCGGCATCAAAGTTCCGAACTGGGGGCCGCTGGCCGGCCCTGATGCGCTGGCGCGAGTCGCCCGGGCGGCCGAGCAGCGGGGATTCGGATCCGTCTGGGTCTCCGACCACATCGTCATGCCGGGGCGGCCGCCCGAGGCCTACCCCTACAGCGAGACCGCCAAGCCGCCGTTCGACTCCTCGACCGCCTTCATCGACCCGTTCGTCACGCTCTCCTACTTGGCCGCGGTGACCACTCGTGTCCAGCTGGCGACCGGCGTCCTGGTCCTGCCGCTGCGCCAGCCCATCGTCACGGCCAAGCAGGCGGCCTCCCTGGACGTCCTCTCCGGCGGGCGGCTCATCCTCGGCATCGGCGCGGGATGGATGCAGGAGGAGTTCGCCCTGCTTGACCAGGGCTGGGGCGATCGCGGCCGGCGCACCGACCTGGCGATGCGCACCATGCGGGCCTGCTGGGGGCCCTACCCTTCGGCACTGCCGGACGGCGGCCCGTCCATCGGGATCGCGCCGCCTCCGACGCAGGGTCGGAGGCTGCCGATCCTGGTCGGTGGGCACAGCTCAGCGGCGATCAGCCGTGCCGTCCGTCTGGGCGACGGGTGGTACGCCAGCAACGTCAGCGGTGCGCAGTTCAAGGATCTCGCGGCCGAGGTCAGACGAGTTCAGCAGAGCACCAGCCCGGGTCGTGAACTGCTGGTCGGCGTGCGCCCCCGAGTCGTCGCGGCGGTCGAGGCGCGGTCCGTCGTGCAGGAGCTGAGCGCGGCCGGCGCGGATTTCGTGGTGCTCGACGCCGACTTCGCGAACATGTCGTGCGAGCAGGCCGTCGAGTGGGTCGAGCGGTGCGCCGATGAGCTCCCCGCCGAGCTCGCTGCCGACCTCGGCGCGCAGCCGCTCGTCTCGTCCCGGGACTGGGGCGCCGGGACCGACCAGCCTGCGGCCGGAGCCGGCGAATGA
- a CDS encoding MFS transporter has protein sequence MLDPSAHPRYRWVILVIGVLAQAATCTFIYGLPTLVPALRSADQLTLLQASLVISAPTAGLLLTLILWGAAADRYGERIVMASGTGMAALLLAVSTQLSGVGPLCIVLGLAGAAGASVNAASGRVVMGWFAVNERGLAMGARQTAQPLGVAIAALTLPLLAHRYSVAVALAFPAVFCGLIAVVIAFCVVDPPRPAPKPGERVGSPYREATIWRIHASSACLVVPQFAISAFTLVYLVGERDWTPVDAGRLIFIFQLAGAFGRIGSGVWSDRVASRLRPMRQLAVASMLLMLALVLGSITGQAWILVAFGLAAIVTVADNGLAYTSVAEMAGPAWTGRALGVQNTGQNIASLITAPVLAVVIGSGSNYAGAFLLAAALPALAIGLIPVRAEQREAELVNA, from the coding sequence ATGCTCGATCCATCCGCCCACCCCCGCTATCGATGGGTGATCCTGGTTATCGGGGTGCTGGCCCAGGCCGCCACCTGCACCTTCATCTACGGTCTGCCGACGCTGGTTCCGGCGCTGCGCTCGGCCGACCAGCTCACCCTGCTGCAGGCCAGCCTGGTCATCTCCGCCCCGACGGCCGGGCTGCTGCTGACGTTGATTCTCTGGGGTGCGGCGGCGGATCGTTACGGCGAGCGCATCGTGATGGCTTCGGGCACCGGGATGGCGGCGCTGCTGCTCGCGGTCAGCACCCAGCTCAGCGGCGTCGGGCCGCTGTGCATCGTGCTCGGGTTGGCCGGCGCGGCCGGGGCGTCGGTGAACGCGGCCAGTGGACGGGTGGTGATGGGCTGGTTCGCGGTCAACGAGCGGGGCTTGGCGATGGGCGCCCGCCAGACCGCCCAGCCGCTCGGAGTCGCCATTGCCGCGCTCACCCTGCCGCTGCTGGCGCACCGCTACAGCGTCGCGGTCGCCCTCGCCTTCCCGGCGGTGTTCTGCGGACTCATCGCCGTGGTGATCGCGTTCTGTGTCGTCGATCCGCCCCGCCCCGCGCCGAAGCCGGGGGAGCGCGTCGGGTCGCCGTACCGCGAGGCGACGATCTGGCGGATCCACGCCTCGAGTGCCTGCCTGGTGGTTCCGCAGTTCGCCATCTCGGCGTTCACCTTGGTCTATCTGGTCGGGGAGCGGGACTGGACGCCGGTGGATGCCGGACGACTGATCTTCATCTTCCAGCTGGCCGGCGCCTTCGGCCGGATCGGCTCGGGCGTCTGGTCGGACCGGGTGGCGAGCCGGCTGCGTCCGATGCGGCAGCTGGCCGTCGCCAGCATGCTGTTGATGCTGGCCCTGGTGCTCGGCTCGATCACCGGGCAGGCGTGGATCCTCGTCGCCTTCGGGCTGGCGGCGATCGTCACCGTCGCCGACAACGGACTGGCGTACACGTCAGTGGCTGAGATGGCCGGGCCGGCCTGGACCGGACGGGCGCTCGGGGTGCAGAACACCGGGCAGAACATCGCGTCTCTGATCACCGCTCCGGTGCTGGCCGTGGTGATCGGCTCCGGCAGCAACTATGCCGGAGCGTTCCTGCTCGCCGCCGCCCTACCCGCGCTGGCGATCGGGTTGATTCCGGTGCGGGCCGAGCAGCGCGAAGCGGAGCTGGTCAACGCCTGA
- a CDS encoding MFS transporter: MTAAIRRAQFTALRGETFSSLRNPNYRRYFGGQSISLIGTWMQTVAQSWLVLQLTGSGTQVGFVVALQTLPILLLGPYGGVVADRMDKRKLMIGLQSMMGVLALVLGILTLTHQVTLWQIYVLAFLLGLNNCFENPARQSFVLEMVGPAELRNAVSLNSVLVNAARAVGPAIAGIIIATGGLGICFLLNAVSFIAVVTSLMRLDVSKLQQPKPTPRGKGQLREGLRYVRHTSALAVPLLMMAIIGCLAYEFQVVLPVVARETFHAGATGYGFMTAAMGVGAVVGGLYVAARGKTGIQSLIRSSTIFGVVILLAAIAPNIIVELLALLLVGAASVAVLAKGNSTLQLASAPAMRGRVMALWAVAFLGSTPIGGPIAGAVSERWGGRAGLLLAAVACLVAAAFGAVLARRVNARAAERAANASQNVDTLATEAPLPAEAGEPVPAAS, from the coding sequence ATGACGGCGGCGATTCGGCGGGCCCAATTCACCGCGCTGCGCGGCGAGACCTTCTCCTCGTTACGCAACCCCAACTACCGCCGCTACTTCGGCGGCCAATCCATCTCGCTCATCGGCACCTGGATGCAGACGGTCGCCCAGTCCTGGCTGGTCCTGCAGCTGACCGGCTCCGGCACCCAGGTCGGCTTCGTCGTCGCGCTGCAGACGCTGCCGATCCTGCTGCTCGGCCCCTACGGCGGAGTCGTCGCCGATCGAATGGACAAGCGCAAGCTGATGATCGGGCTGCAGTCGATGATGGGCGTGCTGGCGCTGGTTCTCGGCATCCTGACCCTCACCCACCAGGTGACGCTCTGGCAGATCTACGTGCTGGCCTTCCTCCTCGGCTTGAACAACTGCTTCGAGAACCCGGCCCGCCAGTCCTTCGTACTGGAGATGGTGGGGCCGGCCGAACTGCGCAATGCGGTGAGTCTCAACTCCGTCCTGGTGAATGCGGCCCGTGCCGTCGGCCCGGCGATCGCCGGGATCATCATCGCGACCGGCGGCCTGGGCATCTGCTTCCTGCTCAACGCGGTCAGCTTCATCGCCGTGGTCACGTCGCTGATGCGCCTGGACGTCAGCAAGCTCCAGCAGCCGAAGCCGACACCCCGCGGGAAGGGACAGCTGCGCGAGGGGCTGCGCTACGTGCGACACACCTCGGCGCTGGCCGTCCCGCTGCTGATGATGGCCATCATCGGCTGTCTGGCCTATGAATTCCAGGTGGTTCTCCCGGTCGTCGCCCGCGAGACCTTCCACGCCGGAGCCACCGGTTACGGATTCATGACCGCGGCGATGGGCGTCGGCGCGGTCGTGGGCGGGCTCTACGTGGCCGCCCGCGGCAAGACCGGCATCCAGTCACTGATCCGCTCCTCGACCATCTTCGGGGTGGTCATCCTGCTGGCCGCCATCGCGCCGAACATCATCGTCGAACTGCTGGCCCTGCTCCTGGTCGGCGCGGCCAGCGTGGCCGTGCTGGCCAAGGGGAACAGCACCCTGCAGCTGGCCTCGGCCCCCGCGATGCGGGGACGGGTGATGGCGCTGTGGGCGGTGGCGTTCCTCGGCTCGACACCGATCGGCGGCCCGATCGCCGGCGCGGTCTCCGAACGTTGGGGCGGACGGGCCGGGCTGCTGCTGGCCGCGGTGGCCTGCCTGGTCGCCGCCGCCTTCGGCGCGGTGCTGGCCCGCCGGGTCAACGCCCGCGCCGCCGAGCGCGCCGCGAACGCGAGCCAGAACGTCGACACGCTTGCGACCGAGGCACCGCTTCCGGCCGAGGCCGGCGAGCCCGTCCCCGCTGCGAGCTGA
- a CDS encoding SDR family NAD(P)-dependent oxidoreductase produces the protein MGTLDGRVALVTGAGSGVGRAVALRYVRAGASVVGFDRNADGLARSVEFSDGAMVAAVGDVCDRATLDAAVATAVERFGGLDIIAAIAGISKTGSLLEMSDEDRDAILGVNLVGVWNAAKAGLPALLERGAGGRILACGSIESVLGGAGLAAYVASKHGLIGLIKSIALELARTGITANVISPAGVDTELLRAVVPPASIAHIAHSTPVDRLSTPEEVAAFFEFMAGPETGYMTGGNLVVDGGVALLNSHTTGQSWAETPVTVAISDN, from the coding sequence ATGGGAACACTTGACGGCAGGGTGGCATTGGTGACCGGAGCCGGATCCGGAGTCGGTCGCGCGGTCGCACTGCGTTACGTGCGGGCCGGGGCGTCGGTGGTCGGGTTCGATCGCAACGCCGACGGCCTGGCCCGCAGCGTCGAGTTTAGCGACGGAGCCATGGTCGCCGCCGTCGGTGATGTCTGCGACCGGGCCACCCTCGATGCGGCGGTCGCCACCGCCGTGGAGCGGTTTGGAGGACTCGACATCATCGCCGCGATCGCCGGTATCTCGAAGACCGGATCGCTGTTAGAGATGTCTGATGAGGACCGGGATGCGATTCTGGGCGTCAACCTGGTGGGGGTCTGGAACGCGGCGAAGGCCGGATTGCCGGCCCTGCTGGAGCGCGGCGCCGGCGGTCGAATCCTGGCCTGTGGCTCGATCGAGTCGGTGCTGGGCGGGGCGGGACTGGCCGCGTACGTGGCCTCCAAGCATGGACTGATCGGATTGATCAAGTCGATCGCCCTGGAGCTGGCCCGGACCGGCATCACCGCCAACGTCATCTCCCCGGCCGGTGTGGACACCGAACTGCTGCGCGCCGTCGTCCCGCCGGCGAGTATCGCCCACATTGCCCACAGCACGCCGGTGGATCGGCTGAGCACGCCGGAGGAGGTGGCTGCCTTCTTCGAGTTCATGGCTGGACCGGAGACCGGGTACATGACCGGCGGCAATCTGGTCGTCGACGGTGGCGTCGCCCTGCTCAACAGTCACACCACCGGGCAATCGTGGGCCGAGACGCCCGTGACCGTAGCTATTTCTGATAACTAG
- a CDS encoding hemerythrin domain-containing protein, with the protein MTDAAPDIAAADITSLIMDDHEWFRRQFARLDDAHTDAELKAVWAPLAQRLDTHAEAEETVFYPFLLKKGGEDAEDETDDAIRDHNKIRDAVAEAARQAVGSEAWFKAVGDARTENSEHLSEEEDEVLPDFRKHASHELRAKLAADWLGFYAEHPAGRGIDPSDRDPAEYIEENS; encoded by the coding sequence ATGACGGATGCCGCTCCTGACATTGCCGCCGCCGACATCACCTCGCTGATCATGGACGATCACGAATGGTTCCGGCGCCAGTTCGCCCGCCTCGACGATGCCCACACTGACGCCGAGCTCAAGGCGGTCTGGGCGCCACTGGCCCAGCGCCTGGACACGCACGCGGAGGCCGAGGAGACCGTCTTCTACCCGTTCCTGCTGAAGAAGGGGGGCGAGGATGCGGAGGATGAGACCGACGACGCGATCCGCGACCACAACAAGATCCGCGACGCCGTAGCCGAGGCCGCTCGCCAGGCGGTCGGTAGCGAGGCCTGGTTCAAGGCCGTCGGTGACGCCCGTACCGAGAACAGCGAGCATCTCTCCGAGGAGGAGGACGAGGTTCTCCCCGATTTCCGCAAGCACGCCAGTCACGAGCTACGGGCCAAGCTGGCCGCTGACTGGCTCGGGTTCTACGCCGAGCATCCGGCCGGACGCGGCATCGACCCCAGCGACCGGGATCCGGCCGAGTACATCGAGGAGAATTCGTGA
- a CDS encoding CaiB/BaiF CoA-transferase family protein, whose protein sequence is MIPNAALCCLDDVHVLDFGMNIAGPQSTSLLSDLGADVIKVESPQGDTSRSFTPKVAGLSAMFAAMNRNKRYLALDLTHPNAAEVLDPLLRWADVVVQNLRPGKAGELGISAEQCHDINPRIVHASVEAFYPAELTRPGYDLLVQAETGMMSLTGDPDGEPSRLPGSILDHVTGLWTAFGVLAALNGTRDRVALNISMSDVAQTLLADRVSAYLLSGDVPTRMGSAIGTSTPLQAYPTADGEIVVGAVSDALFRRLCAVVAPDLNQEPEFETVGGRVAHRDELNRRLSAAFAGDSAQAWYDRLDAVGVPVGRVRTMPDAVARHRELSRTGLVEVPGMEGMEVVANPLGMRQSLPCPGALGADSESIATELLGLSKEQVQTLVADGVVLHR, encoded by the coding sequence GTGATCCCAAACGCTGCCCTCTGCTGCCTCGATGACGTGCATGTCCTTGACTTCGGCATGAACATCGCCGGCCCCCAATCGACCAGCCTGCTCAGTGACCTCGGGGCCGACGTCATCAAGGTCGAGTCGCCGCAGGGTGACACCAGCCGCTCCTTCACGCCCAAGGTAGCCGGGCTGAGCGCGATGTTCGCGGCGATGAACCGGAACAAGCGCTACCTCGCGCTCGACCTCACCCATCCCAACGCCGCCGAAGTGCTCGATCCGCTGCTGCGGTGGGCCGATGTCGTCGTGCAGAACCTTCGCCCCGGCAAGGCCGGTGAGCTGGGGATCTCGGCCGAACAGTGCCACGACATCAACCCGCGGATCGTGCACGCCAGCGTTGAGGCGTTCTATCCGGCCGAGCTGACCCGACCCGGCTACGACCTGCTGGTGCAGGCCGAGACCGGAATGATGAGTCTCACCGGAGATCCCGACGGTGAGCCGTCGCGGCTGCCGGGGAGCATCCTCGACCATGTCACCGGCCTCTGGACCGCATTCGGCGTCCTGGCCGCGTTGAACGGGACGCGCGATCGGGTCGCGCTGAACATCTCCATGAGTGACGTCGCGCAGACGCTGCTGGCCGACCGGGTCTCCGCCTATCTCCTCTCCGGCGACGTCCCGACCCGGATGGGGTCGGCGATCGGCACCAGCACCCCGCTGCAGGCGTATCCGACGGCTGACGGGGAGATCGTCGTCGGCGCGGTGAGCGATGCGCTCTTCCGGCGACTCTGCGCGGTGGTCGCCCCGGACCTCAACCAGGAACCGGAGTTCGAGACGGTCGGCGGCCGGGTGGCCCACCGCGACGAGCTCAACCGGCGGCTCTCGGCGGCCTTCGCCGGTGACTCCGCACAGGCCTGGTACGACCGGCTGGACGCCGTCGGCGTCCCCGTCGGGCGCGTGCGCACCATGCCTGATGCGGTGGCCCGCCACCGGGAACTCAGCCGCACCGGCCTGGTCGAAGTGCCGGGTATGGAGGGCATGGAGGTGGTGGCGAACCCGCTGGGGATGCGGCAGTCGCTGCCCTGTCCGGGCGCTCTCGGAGCCGACTCCGAGAGCATCGCCACTGAACTGCTGGGGCTGAGCAAGGAGCAGGTGCAGACACTCGTCGCCGACGGCGTGGTGCTGCACCGATGA